CCGTGCGTAGGGCATTGCTCCATTAAGGGTTACGCCATTGTCAAACTCAACAATCCAGGGCGGCATTGCGTCTTTGTACACCATCGAAGCGCTGGTCTTTGCGTCTATCCAACTGTCCATTCTATTGGGATGCTCTATTGCTGATTCGCGAACGATCTGAAGAACCGAACTTGCCAAAAAATTGATTGATGGCACTAACGATTACCCTGTAACTGTTTGTTTTCACAGATCGGGACCAGTGAAGCCCATCAGATTATATGAGGCCTCGTCTCCAGTATCGACCTCAACGGGGTGCGCTGACGTCGGTTTGCCCGCTGGCAAGTAATGCACCCCGGATGAAGCCCTCGGCCAATCGTCGTTCGACGAAGTCTCTAACATAGGCTGCTCCAGCATCACGGCCTCGTGGCACTGCGACTGCTTGGCGGATAGCGGTGAAGGCTCCCTGCATCACCCGATAATTCTGATTCTTGGCTGCGATTTGTTCCAGCGGTTGTCTGACCCCGGCGGCAGCATCCAGGTCTTGGTCAATGAATAGGTCTACTGCACCTGCAGACGTTTCAGCTCGGTGTAGCTCTGCATGCTGCAACGTACGTGACAGGTACAGGTCGTAAGCAGCGCCGTTGCCTACCGCAAGCCGAAGTCCAGGTTGATCCAGGTCCTCGGTTTTGGAATAGGGCGACTCGGCCTTTACCAGATAGGTCCCTTCGATAAGTACGTAGGGTTCACTGAAGCTGATCTGGGCGGCGCGGACAGGCTCGATAGCCAGGAAGGCCAACGTCCACGCGTTGTCTTCAAGTGCAGCGAATACCTTCCCGGCCGCGTCGTATGTGCGCAATTCGAGACCTACGCCCAGCTCTTCGGCCAGCGATTTAGCAAGTGCAACAGAAACACCATGCGGTTCTCCGTCAGCGCCTGGCTGAGCCAGCACTGGGTTACCGAAGT
The Pseudomonas putida genome window above contains:
- a CDS encoding ABC transporter substrate-binding protein; the encoded protein is MSPIAQQVLKDLAPNGILRAAINFGNPVLAQPGADGEPHGVSVALAKSLAEELGVGLELRTYDAAGKVFAALEDNAWTLAFLAIEPVRAAQISFSEPYVLIEGTYLVKAESPYSKTEDLDQPGLRLAVGNGAAYDLYLSRTLQHAELHRAETSAGAVDLFIDQDLDAAAGVRQPLEQIAAKNQNYRVMQGAFTAIRQAVAVPRGRDAGAAYVRDFVERRLAEGFIRGALLASGQTDVSAPR